A window from Mycobacteriales bacterium encodes these proteins:
- a CDS encoding GNAT family N-acetyltransferase, translating to MAVVLGTPGVDGLCAAVGVLRQWQHDGAPMQLHPGDLGWFWRFGAEATAAAVRTWRREGRILAVGLLDDPQLIRLTIAPDARRDEELAHQLVEDVTEPERGVLIERKASVEAPMDALVQPLLSEHGWNADEPWTPLRRDLTEPVKNAGVRIEVIGPEQAQLRAAVQRASFDRSTFTDERWHAMAAGLPYADARCLVAYDDEGNAVAAVTVWSAGPGKPGLLEPMGVHREHRGHGYGTAISVAAAAALRGLGSSSAIVCTPSVNVAAVATYKSAGFQQLPEVRDQYRVA from the coding sequence ATGGCGGTCGTGTTGGGCACGCCGGGAGTCGACGGGCTTTGTGCGGCCGTGGGCGTGCTGCGGCAGTGGCAGCACGACGGGGCGCCGATGCAGCTGCATCCGGGGGACCTGGGTTGGTTCTGGCGGTTCGGCGCAGAGGCGACGGCTGCGGCGGTCCGGACCTGGCGCCGGGAAGGACGGATTCTCGCCGTCGGGCTGCTGGACGATCCCCAGCTGATCCGGCTGACGATCGCGCCAGACGCTCGGCGGGACGAGGAGTTGGCGCACCAGCTGGTTGAGGACGTGACCGAGCCGGAGCGCGGCGTACTGATCGAGCGGAAGGCGTCCGTCGAGGCGCCGATGGACGCACTGGTCCAACCTCTGCTGTCCGAGCATGGTTGGAACGCCGACGAGCCATGGACGCCGCTGCGCCGCGACCTCACGGAGCCGGTCAAGAACGCGGGCGTGCGGATCGAGGTGATCGGGCCGGAGCAGGCGCAGCTGCGGGCCGCCGTGCAGCGGGCATCGTTCGACAGGTCGACGTTCACCGACGAGCGGTGGCATGCGATGGCGGCCGGATTGCCGTACGCCGACGCCCGGTGTCTCGTTGCGTACGACGACGAAGGCAACGCGGTGGCGGCGGTGACGGTGTGGTCGGCCGGTCCGGGGAAGCCCGGGTTGCTCGAGCCGATGGGTGTGCACCGCGAACATCGCGGTCACGGCTACGGCACGGCGATTTCCGTCGCCGCGGCGGCTGCACTTCGGGGGCTGGGCTCGTCGAGCGCGATCGTCTGCACCCCGAGCGTCAACGTCGCCGCCGTCGCCACCTACAAGTCAGCCGGCTTCCAGCAACTCCCTGAAGTCCGGGACCAATACCGGGTCGCCTAG
- a CDS encoding epoxide hydrolase yields the protein MSSGLDALSPTPINIKDEVLDDLRSRLRATIWPPDEGNEDGRYGVPRALLQELAQYWAEDYDWRAAERAMNAYGHYLVDVSGTPVHFMHKPGVGPNPRPLILSHGWPWTFWHWSKVIDRLADPAKFGGDPTDAFEVIVPSLPGFGYSTPTRPDMNFWKIADLWHELMTQTLGHARYAAAGCDVGALITGQLGHKYAEELYAIHIGSALKLDLFTGDRAWDFSGGRPIPPELPDEQRKRLLEIERRFAVHLAAHLLAPSTLGYGLSDSPVGMLAWLLERWMKWSDNGGDIYTVFSRDDLLTHATIYWTGNAIASSIRTYANNNRYPWTPSHDRTPIIEAPTGITFVDYENPPGVNSADERIKSFLASDRSAWYNHTNITAHPHGGHFIPWEIPEQWTADLVRTFTPQLSPRPA from the coding sequence ATGAGTAGCGGCCTGGACGCGTTGTCGCCGACTCCGATCAATATCAAGGATGAGGTGTTGGACGACCTGCGGTCGCGGCTGCGGGCGACCATCTGGCCACCGGACGAGGGAAACGAGGACGGCCGCTATGGCGTCCCCCGAGCCCTGCTTCAAGAGCTGGCGCAGTACTGGGCCGAGGATTACGACTGGCGAGCCGCCGAGCGGGCGATGAACGCCTACGGGCACTACCTGGTCGACGTTTCCGGCACGCCCGTTCATTTCATGCACAAGCCCGGCGTCGGACCGAACCCCAGACCGTTGATCCTCAGCCACGGATGGCCGTGGACCTTCTGGCACTGGTCGAAAGTCATCGACCGGCTCGCCGACCCGGCCAAGTTCGGAGGCGACCCGACGGACGCATTCGAGGTGATCGTCCCGTCCCTACCGGGCTTCGGCTACTCGACACCCACCCGCCCGGACATGAACTTCTGGAAGATCGCCGACCTCTGGCACGAGCTGATGACCCAGACACTGGGCCATGCCCGGTATGCCGCCGCCGGTTGCGACGTCGGCGCCCTCATCACCGGACAGCTTGGCCACAAGTACGCCGAGGAGCTGTACGCCATCCACATCGGCTCGGCCCTCAAGCTCGACCTGTTCACCGGCGATCGCGCCTGGGACTTCTCCGGCGGCAGGCCCATTCCACCAGAGCTGCCCGACGAGCAACGGAAACGTCTGCTGGAGATCGAGCGACGATTCGCAGTGCACCTCGCCGCACACCTGCTCGCACCGAGCACACTCGGATACGGGCTCTCCGACTCCCCCGTCGGCATGCTGGCCTGGCTGCTCGAACGATGGATGAAGTGGTCCGACAACGGCGGGGACATCTACACCGTCTTCAGCCGCGACGATCTCCTCACCCACGCCACGATCTACTGGACCGGCAACGCCATCGCCAGCTCGATCCGCACCTACGCCAACAACAATCGCTATCCCTGGACCCCGTCCCACGACCGGACGCCGATCATCGAGGCGCCGACCGGGATCACGTTCGTCGACTACGAGAACCCCCCGGGAGTCAACAGCGCCGACGAGCGCATCAAATCGTTCCTAGCAAGCGACCGCTCTGCTTGGTACAACCACACGAACATCACCGCCCACCCCCACGGCGGCCACTTCATCCCGTGGGAAATCCCCGAACAATGGACGGCAGACCTCGTCCGCACCTTCACACCGCAGTTGAGCCCGCGGCCGGCGTGA
- a CDS encoding MarR family transcriptional regulator gives MRTISPMERLARSIEDFNTVFIRIPAVDRLSFTSLSVLHTLSRTGTCRLSDLVRTEQIKQPALTAAVAKLERDGLVRRGPDPSDGRASMLSLTAAGRSIVSRRRAKRVEGLRRLVDRLPPADRDRLLGIADVLDQIVELAGEPDHNSEDGNVT, from the coding sequence GTGCGGACGATCTCGCCGATGGAGCGGCTGGCCCGATCCATCGAAGACTTCAATACGGTGTTCATCCGGATCCCGGCCGTGGACCGATTGAGCTTCACCTCGCTGTCGGTACTGCACACCTTGTCGCGGACAGGGACGTGCCGACTCAGCGACTTGGTTCGGACGGAGCAGATCAAACAGCCCGCGCTCACGGCGGCGGTAGCGAAGCTGGAACGTGACGGGCTCGTCCGACGTGGCCCGGACCCGAGTGACGGACGTGCCTCGATGCTGTCTCTCACCGCAGCTGGACGGTCGATCGTGTCGCGACGTCGCGCCAAACGAGTGGAGGGGCTGCGCCGTCTGGTCGACCGACTCCCACCGGCTGATCGCGACCGTCTGCTGGGCATCGCGGATGTCCTCGACCAGATCGTTGAACTGGCGGGCGAGCCGGACCACAACTCTGAGGATGGGAATGTGACATGA
- a CDS encoding YciI family protein, with product MHPTLTPEEMVNDRLQAEGHWVFAGGLASPDAATVIDNRGEGALVTDGPFLESKEYLAGFWIIDAPDPDVARKLAADGSKHCNRKVEVRPFL from the coding sequence ATGCACCCGACCTTGACACCAGAGGAGATGGTCAATGACCGGCTCCAGGCCGAGGGACACTGGGTCTTCGCCGGCGGCCTCGCCTCGCCTGACGCGGCCACCGTCATCGACAACCGGGGCGAGGGAGCGCTGGTCACCGACGGGCCTTTCCTGGAATCCAAGGAGTACCTCGCCGGCTTCTGGATCATCGACGCACCCGACCCCGACGTGGCGCGGAAGCTCGCCGCCGACGGATCCAAGCACTGCAATCGGAAGGTCGAGGTGCGGCCATTCCTGTGA